A segment of the Polyodon spathula isolate WHYD16114869_AA chromosome 14, ASM1765450v1, whole genome shotgun sequence genome:
catttagaaacaaacaaacaacaaacaaacaaacaaacaatatatatatatatatatatatatatatatatatatatatatatatatatatatatatatatataatatatgtgttatAGTTAATATACACATAATGTATGTCTATAATACAGAtagttttcattaataaaaaaaatctttattattttattagtagttgtagtagAAGTATTTCTGACAAAAGGCCTAATCAAAATAAGTATTATTGCTACAATGAATCATTGGGTGTAACaggtatttttatttctgttttcttttagttGAAGCTTTTTAGCAATGTCCTTTTCACCTTCACCTGGTTTTATTGTTCTGCTATTTTCCTGCATCGTCATTCTACCAGACTTCTCATCTGCACAGGGTAAGAATATTTTATTCAGAACCTGTAGTACTAGATTAATGTCCAGTTATGtgacacagaaataaataaatctctgttttcACTTATTATCGGACTAGCGCATTAAAACAGCttattttttgtgttcttgtCAGAGTTTGTTAACCTTTCAATGTGACCCAAAGTCAAGTGCATTGAACTCACTTGTGGGAACATGTCTAATACATGTGCTTACACACAACAGCAGATTATTACGACTAGGCATAACAAACAACGAAAAGCAGTGTATAGTTAAAAAACAACCATGGTATTGGAATTAATGTAACAACTATAGTCTTCTCTTAGAGATTATTTTTAACACAAGCCTAGACCCCACCCCCATCCCAGTTATTGTGGAATTTTTGATTGTCAGCATCAATGCTTCACAATATAGCCACCCTTTAGAAAATATAGGGTGCTGGAGGAGTCCATTGATAGcaatgcaaatgaaaaatatgAGAAGCAGGTGGCATGAAGGAAGAGATCAAACAAGCATTTATAACATTGAGGTATTAGCTACCAAAAATACCACATCAGACTATAGTGGTAGGATATACATAGCCCTTGAAGAATTTCACTTTTACTCAAGAAGCACGTATTGGAAGGTATTGGCATTTGCTGTATTATTTGACCTTATGAAGGGAGCTGCAGTGCACGATGTGGAGAGGATTACTACAGGGGCTATGCATGCCACTGCGACTACAACTGTCTGCTTCATAAGGAATGTTGCTCTGATTATGAGGGGCTTTGTACCACAGGTAAGACtgctatttctatttttattttatttttataaaacgtACCTTTGAGATAAACGTGATAAATCTCTTTGTCAATATGCAAAGGCGTTAAActcatttgtttgtttcacaGCAAACTCCTGTAAGGGGCGCTGTGGAGAAGTCTTTCAGCGAGGACGGAAGTGTGACTGTGATGCTGGCTGCTCAGAATTTAATCAGTGCTGTCCCGATTATCAAAGCCACTGCTTAAAAGGTGAGTTTAATATCCTACGGGTTAGATTTATTGAACTGGAGAATCCACAGGATGCTTAAATGTTACCTGTATAGTTAATCAACCTTCTCATAACtactatactttaaaaaaaattatatgtgcatttttattgcagAAACTCCAAAAACAACTGTTGCTAAGCCCATAATTATGCACACCACAACAGGAGCGAACATCCCTGAAGTGCAAGGTAGAACAGCTGCTTCAAAAGCAGTATTATACAATAAATGCATGTGTTTATAAAACAGCTCACCTTAAAACTTaacaccttatatatatatatatatatatatatatatatatatatatatatatatatatatatataaatatatatgacaaaacaaaaacattgatttgGCTATGTTATGCAATTCCATCTTGACGGTGAAAAAAAATGGTTGATTTTGTTATgatctcttttttcttctttttctagcAACAAAGAAATCAGCAGTATACCTGTCTCCTTTAATTCAGAAACTAGTTCCAACAACACAGTCATCAGCTACCACAGCTTCCTCCAAGTTTCAAGCCATTGAAACAACAGCAACTGATTCCAACAGTGTGAATGAAGAGATGATCCAAGGTACAGTAAGCAGACAAACCTGTCTCAGTTCAAAATAGagtttttaaatatcattaacaCTCTACACTGTAATAGCACCCCAGCAGTACATTTGCATCTTTTTAGCAATTTGTTatcaaccaaaataaaaatgcagttataTTTGTCacataataaataacatatacagtaaaagGCCCACTACAATGCTTTTTATGAAGTTTTTAGCAAGCAAGCAGGGCAAAATTGTTGCTAAGACCAACATACAGAAAATGTTATACTTAGGAAACAAACTTATTTTCAAGACAGGAGATGGATGCCAATATTCCACAAATAATTTtggataaaaacaaattacaactgATATATTTGGAATATGACCAGTCTTGAAAGGCATACTTGCAGCACCAAGTAAATGACCCATTCAGACATCATGAATCACAAACAGCTGGCAGGGTGATTGACTGAGGGTGTATGAATCATGATTGGAGCAAAAACATTATGTTGCTAATACATCTCAAGGATAACAGCCTCGCAGCATGGGGGACAGGCCAGCTGCATGGCTGGTTGGCTACTCCTACCATTACATAGGCAGGTTCACACTTGTGGGCTACAGTAGTTTTGCTAATCCTACTGTAATGTGGTAAACACTTCATTTCCTCTCCTTTGGCCTCCCAGATCTGTCTGAAAGCCAGTTGATCACCCTATCCACTTTACCACCACCCAACCCATCAACTTCCAGACCTGTATTTACTACAATGCAACGAGAAAACTTGTCGTATCCTGAATTTCAAAGGGATGATGAGACAGTCTTACTTGGTAAGTTTGTATAGCTTCAAAAGTTGTCTTAGTAGAAAAGTTTTAACTATCTTAGTTAGGTacgtaatttattatttatttttttttgtagaattaaCTGAAGCAATGCCTTATCAAGAAGAATTCCTCATAACTTTTATGCCTTATCAAGAAGAATTCCTCCAAAGTCATTCATTTTCCACTGAGCCATCAGCATCTTCAAGTGTATTTTCCACCATTCAATCAACCACAGAAGCATCCACAAAGCCTGAAGAACATGTAGACCAACTTGTGTTAGAAAGTGAAACCACAAATCCTGTTGTTACTGGGCAAACTAATACACCTGCTGCACCAGTAAACGATCAGGAACCAGAGACCACATCAGAAAGTGGGTTTGAACCCTCGATGACAGATGCACCTGCGACTGACACCCCCTCACCGCCTGAGGGAGATGTTCCTTCAGCAAGCCCAACTCAGACCCCTGCAAGTACCAGCACTTTGAGTCTTACCACCACCGCACCTACAAACACTCAAAGTGACATTTTCTTACCAGGTATGAGCTCCTTATTTCTCATCCTAGGGACATTGCAAGTTTTCCTCTAAGTGTATCTGTCAGGGTATCACTGCACAACCCAGTATCTTCTTGCATTACATTTAACACACATATTCctgtacattttaacattacTATATTTTTGGGAGGTGgtcatataataataaatacaatatttattactGTTAAAATTAACTTCTATACTATGttacttgaatgttttttttattttattttgttttgttttgtttttttttgtagagttTATGACTACAGTGTCAAACCTGGAAGATTCAACCTCACTTCCTCAGTATTCCACAGAGTCATCAACTCCTTTAATTGCCTTT
Coding sequences within it:
- the LOC121327350 gene encoding proteoglycan 4-like isoform X1, yielding MSFSPSPGFIVLLFSCIVILPDFSSAQGSCSARCGEDYYRGYACHCDYNCLLHKECCSDYEGLCTTANSCKGRCGEVFQRGRKCDCDAGCSEFNQCCPDYQSHCLKETPKTTVAKPIIMHTTTGANIPEVQATKKSAVYLSPLIQKLVPTTQSSATTASSKFQAIETTATDSNSVNEEMIQDLSESQLITLSTLPPPNPSTSRPVFTTMQRENLSYPEFQRDDETVLLELTEAMPYQEEFLITFMPYQEEFLQSHSFSTEPSASSSVFSTIQSTTEASTKPEEHVDQLVLESETTNPVVTGQTNTPAAPVNDQEPETTSESGFEPSMTDAPATDTPSPPEGDVPSASPTQTPASTSTLSLTTTAPTNTQSDIFLPEFMTTVSNLEDSTSLPQYSTESSTPLIAFSTPQTTTVASEKPEQQAKPTAPQASEISTTRPDISVLASISATDNVEEFSPTELQTPGGAPATPPGAENIPDPAVPTDTESVTPTNGAPSSASPTTFLAIMSTPSSTTTVPTSDVLLADDNDDANLCSGRPVNGITTLLNGTMYVFRGHWFWMLSSYGIVAGYPRRITDVWGIPSPIDSVFTRCNCQGKTFFFKGTEYWRFENGGMDPGYPKLISSGFGGIKGKITAALSISSTRIRPESVYFFKQGGLVQKYSYTQNPPQTCKKMQTQYSIYSIRNRFARQLSSQSKNTVTLGQEINIKLQWRGFPTSVTSAVSVPNAKKRDGYDYFVFSRTQYYNINILADQPTVIYPSPSLQRQQSTAKDWFKCP